In Pseudomonas oryzihabitans, the DNA window ACGCTCGCAGCGTTAGCGATGCGTTACCTAGAGAAGATGTAGAGAAGAGAGAGAAAGAGCAAGAGCCAAGAGCTGGCTCCGCAGCGCCGCAACACCAGGCCGAAGCCAATCCCGAGACCGATCAAGCCAAGCCCCGGGCAAGCCGCCTGCCGAAGGACTGGGCGCTCCCTGAAGACTGGGCAGCCTGGGCTCTCGCTGAGCGGCCCGAGTTCACCGAGCAGCAGGTCCGCGCCATCGGCGCCACCTTCGCCGACTTCTGGCATGCCAAGGCTGGCAAGGACGCCTGCAAGCTCGACTGGCTCGCCACCTGGCGCAACTGGATCCGCAACCAGAAGGCCCATGGCGGCAACGTCCGCCAGCTGCCCAGCCGCCACGTCGGCCTGAACGACCAAGACTATTCCCGCGACCTGGAGGCCAATGGCGATGGCACCTACCGGTTTTAACTCGTTGCTCGAACGCACCCAGCGCCTGGCGGGCATCGTCGGCCAGGAACAAGCCACCTGCGATCGCCATGGCGCCTACGAGGCCCAGGTCTTTCGCGATGAGCGCCGCTCTGGCTGCCCGGCCTGTGCCGAGGACGCCCGCGAGAAGCGCGAGGCGGAGGAGTGGGCAGCCCAGCGCCGCCAGGGCGCCGTGGCCAAGCTGGAGCGCCGCCTGGGTAGCGCAATGATCCCGCCGCGCTTCACCGGCAAGACGTTCGAAAGCTACCGCGCCGAGACCGCCGAGCAGAAGAAGGCCCTGGCCTCCTGCCGCCGCTACGCCGAGCAGTTCACCGAGAACGCCCAGGGTGGCCGCTGCATGTTGCTGCTGGGCAAGACCGGCACCGGCAAAACCCACCTGGCCGCCGCAGTCGCCCAGCACGTCATCCGCGAGCACGGCGCCACGGCGATCTACACCACCGTCAGCCGCATATGCCAGCACATCAAGGGCAGCTTCGGCAGCGACGCTACCTACACCGAGGCCCAGGCCATCGAGCTGTTCGCCCAGGCGGATCTGCTGGTGATTGACGAGGTGGGCGCCAGCCGGGACAACGACTTCGAGCGCATGAGCATCTTCGAGGTGGTGAACAAGCGCTACGAGGAGATGAAGCCGACCGTCCTGGTCTCGAACCTCTGCGCCACCAAGTTCGAGGCGAGCGTAGGTGACCGCACCGCTGACCGGCTGCGCGAGGGTGGCGGCTTCGTTCTCCTGTTCGAGTGGGACAGCGCCCGCCGAGGTGCTGCATGAAGGCCTGCTGGTTCGTTCTGCTCCCAGGTCGCCCGCCGTTCG includes these proteins:
- a CDS encoding ATP-binding protein; protein product: MAPTGFNSLLERTQRLAGIVGQEQATCDRHGAYEAQVFRDERRSGCPACAEDAREKREAEEWAAQRRQGAVAKLERRLGSAMIPPRFTGKTFESYRAETAEQKKALASCRRYAEQFTENAQGGRCMLLLGKTGTGKTHLAAAVAQHVIREHGATAIYTTVSRICQHIKGSFGSDATYTEAQAIELFAQADLLVIDEVGASRDNDFERMSIFEVVNKRYEEMKPTVLVSNLCATKFEASVGDRTADRLREGGGFVLLFEWDSARRGAA